Genomic segment of Bos taurus isolate L1 Dominette 01449 registration number 42190680 breed Hereford chromosome X, ARS-UCD2.0, whole genome shotgun sequence:
CCTGAAATGTTACAACTGAGGTTTCCTGACTAGTTGACAGAAATGTAATGGCAATTAGAGCAGTATATGTGGTATTGTACAAATTGTGAGATTCTCTTGTACTGGACATGAAATCAGGTCCTGCATAAAGgaaagggcaagagaagaggctgagtgaaaaacaaaagatgcagaagctatctactgatttttttttttttttctctgtgagaTTGGTTTTTGGACTGCATTGTCAGGAATCCCCAGAATCCATATTTGAACAGAAGAATAAAAGGCCCTTCCAGCACCAAATACAATGTGAATGAACAACATCCATCATCCAATTTTATATGAGCCATCACTATCTTTCATTAAGGCagataattcaaaaataaataaatgaacagtgcaagaaTAAATGAACAGTCCAAGAACAATAAAACAGTCACATGGAATGCTATATCTTTCTATTACACACATATGCTAGGTGCTGCTTCCTTTAAATTACACCAAATATGAGATGTTTATTTATCaaattatgttttacatttaaaattataaattctctGTTTCTTATTGGGAGAAAGGACTATAGCACATGCATAATTCAATTGTAAAAGCCACCTCTATGGGGATACTGCTATTTTATTTAGCAATCATTGTGTTGAAAACATTAATTGATCacaatgaactaaaaaaaaactaatgCTGCACTGCTTGTACTGACTGGTTTCTTGGTGATAATAGCCtaagtgtattttaaaagttgtatgCATCTAAATAAGCCCTATGTATGCACAAAATTTGTAGCAAAATGAATATTGACTTTCATTCTTGAGttacaaagacaaatataaaaacaaaaacctcactTCATAGTCCTATCACAAAACACACATAATTTTTTGTGTGGCTGTGCCCCGTGGTTTgtagcatcttagttccctgaccagggatctaacctgggccaTGGTAGTAAAAGCACAAGAGTCCTACCCACTGGTCCACTAGAGAATTTCCCTCACATagaattttattcttaattttattcaCACATTAAATGGATTGCCCTCCTTTATATATGGTATAAATCTCTCTACAGTCATATGAATCAAAACAGTTACACTGCAAACATGATGTTAGACTCTTTAAGATGGATCATTCATAATAATGCATTAAATTACTATAAATTTTTTATATTAGTACTTGGGTGAGCTATCATGACTGTGTTTGAAATCCCACTTTTGAAAACAGGGATCTTATTAAGCTCAATTCAAAGacattttaacataaaatagCCACTCATTGTGAGAGGAAGCataactttattaatttttttcactttcttttttattgatgtgTAGTATACAACATCATATACGTTACAAGTGCACAATATAGTAATTTACAATTCTTTTcttgtcagtcccaaactccctatctatCCCTCTACGCCACCATTCCCCTCTGGTGATGATAAGttctttgttctctaagtctgttcctgttttgtaaataagttcatttgtatcattttttttttagattccattttAGTAAATGCAGATTTACTAAATCTAAATCTAAATTTACTAAATCTAAACCTAAATCTAATACAGAAAGTGAAGGCTTGAGCGAAATTAAGTATACAAATCAAGTTAAATATGAGAAATAAGAAGAGagctaagaaaaaaatgaatatcaaattAATCAAATATCAAATTATCAAATTAGTGCCGCGGATGCGTGAACTTTGAGGGCGCGGATCGCATCGAGCTGCTCATTGATGCCGCCCGCCAGCTCAAGCACAGCCACGTGCTCCCCGAGGGCCGTTCGCCTGGGCCCCCGGCCCTCAAGCACCCGGCCACTAAGGACCTGGCTGCCGCTGCCGCACAGGGCCCTCAGTTGCGGCCTCCACAGGCCCAGCCCCAGCCGTCAGGGACAGGCGGCGCTGTCTCCGGCCAGGACCGCTATGACAGGGCCACATCGTCGGGCCGCCTCCCCCTGCCCTCGCCCGCCCTGGAGTACACCCTGGGGTCCCGCCTGGCCAATGGGCTGGGCCGTGAAGAGGCTGTGGCGGAGGGGGCGCGAAGGGCCCTGCTTGGCTCCATGCCCGGCTTGGTGCTCCCCGGGCTGCTAGCAGCTGCAGTGTCTGCCCTGGGAAGCCGAGGCCTGACGCTGGCACCCGGCTTGAGTCCTGCCCGTCCAGCTTTCGGCTCCGATTTCGAGAAGGAGAAGCAACAGAGGAATGCGGACTGTCTTGCAGAACTGAACGAGGCCATGAGGGGCCGGGCAGAGGAAAGGCACGGGCGCCCCAAAGCCGTCCGGGAACAACTGCTGGCGCTGTCCGCCTGCGCCCCTTTCAATGTCCGTTTCAAGAAGGATCATGGGCTGGTGGGACGTGTGTTCGCCTTCGATGCTACTGCCCGCCCGCCAGGCTACGAGTTCGAGCTGAAGCTCTTCACCGAATACCCCTGTGGTTCTGGCAACGTGTACGCGGGAGTCCTGGCCGTCGCTCACCAGATGTTTCATGATGCTCTGCGCGAGCCGGGCAAGGCGCTGGCCTCATCAGGCTTCAAGTACCTCGAATATGAACGCCGGCACGGCTCTGGGGAATGGCGCCAGCTGGGGGAGCTGCTAACGGATGGGGTCCGCAGCTTCCGCGGGCCAGCTCCCGCGGAGGCCCTGCCCCAGCAGTATCCAGAGCCGGCCCCTGCAGCCCTCTGCGGCCCTCCCCCACGAGCCCCATCCCGGAATCTGGCTCCCACTCCACGCCGTCGCAAGGCCTCCCCTGAGCCCGAGGGCGAGGCAGCTGGGAAGATGACCacagaggagcagcagcagcggcactGGGTGGCACCCGGTGGCCCATTCCCCGCTGATACCCCTGGTGTGCCCTcccccattgctgccctgaagaACGTGGCCGAGGCCCTGGGCCACTCCCCCAAGGACCCTGCCGGGAGTGGGGGCCCTGTGCGCGCCGGGGGTGCCAGCCCCACCGCCTCCTCCACGGCCCCGCCTCCAGCCCAGCATCGTCTAGTGGCCCGCAATGGTGAGGCAGAAGTGAGCCCCACAGCAGGGGCGGAAGCTGTTAGCGGGGGTGGTAGTGGCGCCCGGGCAACCCCTGGGGCCCCCCTGTGCTGCACTCTCTGCAGGGAG
This window contains:
- the LOC523963 gene encoding interferon regulatory factor 2-binding protein 1, translated to MTGLEPGKRPSPNYSGTLTSDFQPLELFHFSKCRFTKSKSKFTKSKPKSNTESEGLSEIKYTNQCRGCVNFEGADRIELLIDAARQLKHSHVLPEGRSPGPPALKHPATKDLAAAAAQGPQLRPPQAQPQPSGTGGAVSGQDRYDRATSSGRLPLPSPALEYTLGSRLANGLGREEAVAEGARRALLGSMPGLVLPGLLAAAVSALGSRGLTLAPGLSPARPAFGSDFEKEKQQRNADCLAELNEAMRGRAEERHGRPKAVREQLLALSACAPFNVRFKKDHGLVGRVFAFDATARPPGYEFELKLFTEYPCGSGNVYAGVLAVAHQMFHDALREPGKALASSGFKYLEYERRHGSGEWRQLGELLTDGVRSFRGPAPAEALPQQYPEPAPAALCGPPPRAPSRNLAPTPRRRKASPEPEGEAAGKMTTEEQQQRHWVAPGGPFPADTPGVPSPIAALKNVAEALGHSPKDPAGSGGPVRAGGASPTASSTAPPPAQHRLVARNGEAEVSPTAGAEAVSGGGSGARATPGAPLCCTLCRERLEDTHFVQCPSVPGHKFCFPCSREFIKAQGPAGEVYCPSGDKCPLVGSSVPWAFMQGEIATILAGDIKVKKERDP